The DNA window AGTTTTGCCATGCGGCTTGAAGTGTTTCCAAGTCTCTTGTTGCCTCGCCCCTATCCTGGGCAAAGTCAATGTTgaccagctcaagaagatgctcGGCAGGGTTGACATATTGAGGTAGCGGAGATCCAATTTCGGAGTAGTATGCCGCAACACTGTTTACAGGTCCGAAGTAATGGGTCTTTCCGCCAGATAGGAGGAGCAACTTGTCGAATAAGTTGAAGGTCGATGTGGATGGTTGATGGATAGAGCAGATGACAATAAGGTTGTTGCGCTTGGCCACATCGCGAAGATATTTAACAACTTCTAAACTGGCAGCTGAGTCGAGACCACTTGTCGGTTcatcaagaaagagaagcttgGGACTAGTGATGAGTTGACTCGCAACACCGACACGACGTTTCTGGCCACCTGAGATACCCTTACGAATCGACGTTCCGATAAGGGTATTGGCTTGTTCGACTAGACCGAAAGACTCgaggaggttgttgatgcggACAATCCGTTCTTTCTTAGACAAAGAACTATCCATGGTCAGATACTATCTAGAAGCTGTGTAGACAGAATGCTTACCTTGAGCTGGCGAGCCGCGATGAGAACTCGAGTGTTTCTCGAACAGTTAACGAGCCAATGAGGGCATCTTCCTGTTCAACGAAGCACGAGACTTCTCTGAACTCGGCAAGGGACAAATGGCTTCCGTTGATGTTGACTTCTGCTTCAGCACTGCTTGCATTCGTTGGACGGCGTGCTAGTACGTTAAGAAGTGTTGTTTTCCCGCAACCTGAGGGACCCATGAGGGCGCAAATCTCGCCTGGAAATATCATCAGCGTGGTATCACTGAAGAATGACGGTCACCACAAACCTGCTTCGACTATGCCTTCGACATTATCAACGACTGCCTTGGGCTGTTTTGTTTCTCTGTCTTCGACTGTTACAGTGACGTTGCACCAAGTGAAATTCTtgattgtggtgttgagaagatgctTCTCTGCGACAGGACGTTGCTCTGAGTCCATGCTGTTGTCCAAGTCAGATGACTTACGGACCGTCATTTCGATGGCTTCACGATTGAGTACCGTAGTAGAGATGAAGGGGGTTGGAGGGCACTGGTGAGTGTAGCAATTGATTGTTTTGGTGATGTCAAGAAAAGACAAATTGCATGCTGTGTTCTTATATATGAGTAAACACTGCAGTCATCAGGAGAAATCAATCTAAGAGGACAGAGGAGAGACTGTCTCATCTTTCGGCGTCTTGACTATAGCCCGTGCCATCCACCAATTTTCAGCTGAAGCAAAAGGTGCGCGCGACTGGTAAATTTTGATTGCTTACTCGAGCTCCGCCACTACCATTTTGGGACTCTGAGCTGACGTATGTATTACTGCTTCTATGGCTCTACAGCCTGTCAAAGCTGAACATGTCTCCGAATGGAAGCGGACGATAAACAAGAAGCAGATCAGAAAGACCGATATCCGGGATCCGGCTCATCTCTATTGTATCTAGATCTTTCTGTATAGTGAACAACTGCCGAGTTATCAGATAATCTCAAGCTTACAGGTGGTGGAATTGCATCCATAAATTTCCATGCATGTAAGCAAGCTCGGGGTCTAGATTATTTCTTTTCGTATTACCCATGCATGTGAATTCAGCTTCTGAGTAAGATTTCACCCAGTTCCTGAATCCGTCCCGACTTGTTGGCTCCTTCATGTGATTGGCTCGTGATGGCTTAATTCCCGAGTTATAAGGCTGAATCTCGACCAGGGTCGCCGACGAGCCGAAGACTCGACATCGCCGAGGGCCGTTTTAAACAGCGACGGCAAGAATATGAAGCTTATTCTTCATCTACATTAGAAATTCCGTGTCTTTGATATCTGAGAGTCAAGCCGACTTATCcggtcttcctcttcttccaggcATCATTCTCACGACTCAGAGATAGGTATCAGACAAATAATGCCATGCCGGGAATAACATGTATCCTCGAATTTCTAAATAGGGCTACAATACTCTCTACATCATAACAGTCTAATTACTTCTCATCACACATGTACATTTTGCATCTATACATCTTGTCCGTTGCAACAGTGCATCAAAGTCTCTCTGCTCGAAGTCACCAGTCAAAACGCCTGGCTTCAAATCAAGTTTCAAGTACAACCCTTTCTTGGAAGCTCTGGGCCGGTAGTGTTTAATTCCATTGCTTGTTCCCAGGATCGGTCCAATGACCCATCATACCAGGCACAACCTGCATATCCTCAAACTCGTGAATCATAGCGTCGTCCGCCGCAATCTTATCCATCGCTTCATCATGGGTCATACTGATCCAAAACTGTGGCAGTGTCCtatgctgcttcttgacctgGTAGATGCTACGAGCCATGCTCTTCACAGAACTACTCTCTCGCTCTGAAGCGCTCCATACCAAAGACATCCGTGAGAGGGCACCAATGTTGAAGCGCAGAACCTGGCGCAAGTTGTTCTCGCTATCGGGTGTGAATATAGCCCATCTGTTGAGGTGAATTATAGAGGACATTGTAACCACGTAACTGAAGAAGTGACTGTGAGAAAGTAGCGAGACACGATGGGTGACAAGCTCGCTGATCTCTGTCGCGGCCTGTATTATGTTCTTCGTATGGTTGTTGAAATCGTCTACTGACGATACAGAATCGTATTGGTCGGTCTGGTTGTTTGACTGGCTCAATATTGAGTTCAGCTGCGAGTAtggttgatgaagcagaaTCGACGTAGCGTGAGTTATCATGTGAGCTTGAAAGAGCATCTCATCAAAATGGCCATATTGCCGTAAAGCGTCTGCCTTTGACTTGGGTAAGCTGACTCGCCAACTCGTCAACATCGTCTGGATATTTCTGAGGCTTTCGTCGTCCGGTCCAGAAACGGGGGGGATTCTCAAGAGTCGTCCGAGGTTTTGAGCCGCTTGTATTCGATACGCGAAAGATGAAAACTCGTGGCTTGTACCGGAGAAGTCACTCTCATTCATATCCCTGAGATACATTGGCTCGGGAATGTCCTGCAGAGTCAATCTGGTCAGAGAAATTCTACCATACGAAGGAATTAATATCTTACACCGGACAGATACTCATATTCCTCGCAAGGCAAGGCGACATCAGAAGCTACATCGAACAGCAAAAAGTTCGTGCTTCGATGGACACCAGCGATTAGCCCATCCACAATGAAAAGCTCCCACCACGTCCGTCTCCAACTCTCTTCCATCATGGGAATGCCTCTCCCGTAAGTAGTCGCATATGATCTCGTATTGAGACCAATATCCACAGAAATTCTCTCGAGTCCAGATAATATTTGTCGAGCTTGGTCCTGTTGGCCTTGTCCATCCAACCCGATCAGAAGGAGTAACAAAGCCTGTACAAGGAACCCATCTTTTCGACGACGCGGTTCGTAGAtgagttgatgagcttcCTGGAAGAATCTCCCCCGCTCTGAACATGCTGGAATATGTAATGAGCCGATCCAGCGCATTACAGCGAGTACGGGCATCACAGAACTCTCGTGAGAGATCATCAGAAGTGACTCCTTCGGCAACACAAAGGGATGTGCGGCATGGAAATGGTTGTAAAACGAGTCTATACAGCGTCCAGGTAAAGTCAGTGCAGGGACATGCGTCACGACATGTTCATGTTGTGGACTCGTGAACAAGTTGAGCATATCAGTTGATGTATCTGCTGTATCGTACGGCCCGAAGAAAGACATATCGTTCTCCATGCTGTTGCTAGCGTCCAAGGCAGGGTCGAGGAAAGGTGTCGATAATGGTGAGTTGAACATGTCGTCGCTCATATTGGAACTCAGAAATAAAGAGGATCCCAGCGAAGCAGAACGTTCTGGTCTTGATGTCACTGAGCCTTCGCCACTACGTGTTCGAGTTCGAGCTGGAGACACGCCGTGCTTCTTGCTGGGCTTTTGAACATTGCTCCTTCGAGGACCTTTGTAGCCCCGTCTTGAAGCCACATAGACACACTCAGAACCAGAACTAAGGCAGCGAGAACAAGGATTTACACCATCGCATTTCAGGTGTCTTCCCCGCTAAGAGAGAAATAATGTCAACAGTGGCTCTACCTCGTTGCAAGAGACAGTACTTACACAAGCCAGACAAGCAGCTGGGACAGAAGTCACACTCATGCGATTGCTCTCAGCCGCCGTAGACGTTGATCCACAAGGTGAAGCCCTCCCATCGACGCCAGAGCTGGGCGAATTTGAGTTGGAGGACAGTTCATCGTTCCCCGAGTATGTATCTTCTCTATttgagtttgaggttgaCTGGTGGAATGAGTTTCTGGGGTTCATTGTCGGAGAATACCACATATACGATGTGCTTAGAGGATCAGAATAGAATGAATAAGGTTGAGGAGAGGGAAACGGCGAGGAGAACTCGGAACGAGTCCCAGAGAAAGTCTTCCTTCTTTCGTCCATTGATGAGTGCTTCTTTGAAGATTGTTAGTGGTTTCAAGAGGTGAATTCAGGCTTCGATATAGGCCAATAGTGGGTATTTCGAGATTGAGGCGTTGGCGGTAGTTGACTGAAAGATGGGACTTAGTACAGGTGCTGACTGTGTCTTAGTCGAGTTCAGATCTTGAATGCCACTTTCTTAAGAAGGCGGTCGCTTGGCTTAGATCTAAAAGTGAACCTTGTTAGGGCGCCAAAGACAATATCTCTGAAGGGCGCAAGTGATCCAAGGTGACGATATTTGTTGAATAATCAACTCTCACTCGACATGTCTACTGGCATAGACTTTAGAGGGAAATGGAACCtgcaaagaagatggaagaagattaataatacttCGAAACGAATACGCTTCTGCATGGTCTGCCTGTTATAGATATTCTTCCTCAGGCACAGAACAACGTCATGTCACTGATGAACGAGCCGATTCTCCGAATGATTCAAAAGCAACCCTGGTTACCATGTCCAAATAGGACATTTAAGCGCCAgtctcgatatcatcatgcTTCACTCGGAGGGCTATGTACGGAACCCGGCATttccatcatggcaaacCGTGTACAGCCAAGCATCTCTCTTACAAGGACCATCTTCAGCCCTAGCACTAGCAAACGGCGGTAGTTCAGGGATCACGGAACAAGTAAGTATTTGAGATTGGGGGGTTATACTTCCTGCTCCCTACTCGCTACGccatcctcttcattctgCCACTTGCATCATTCGCTTGCGTTGTCATTGTATTCGCTTGTGCCGCACAGATTCGAAGATGACAGGGGTAAGCTTGGTCCGACCTCGAAATGCAGACAGAGACTCGTGTCAGCCAGTAAGGTTAACCAAACTAGCGGACGCCCGCCCAGACTGTCGGTGCCACATGTTGAAATGGTGCAACGCTCGTTTAGTTGACTATCTTGCCTAGAGGAGGCAAAAAAACTGAAAGACCTCTATCCTAGGGGATGAAAATATTTGGATAACTGTAGCCTAAGCTGAGGGGGGGTCTTTACTAAGTTGATTTTAATATCCTCTTCTAAAGTCTCAAGTTCTCTTTTGCTCCCTGAGACCAGTCTTGCATTGTGAAGCACAGTTTTAAGAGGCTAGTTACAATTACTAAGTAAACCCGAGTCTTTAACATGGGGTGATTATCTCCAGGAGCTTATAACCACTAACCTGCGCGCGTTATATTAGAGAGCAG is part of the Fusarium fujikuroi IMI 58289 draft genome, chromosome FFUJ_chr07 genome and encodes:
- a CDS encoding related to ATP-binding cassette protein; translation: MTVRKSSDLDNSMDSEQRPVAEKHLLNTTIKNFTWCNVTVTVEDRETKQPKAVVDNVEGIVEAGEICALMGPSGCGKTTLLNVLARRPTNASSAEAEVNINGSHLSLAEFREVSCFVEQEDALIGSLTVRETLEFSSRLASSSSLSKKERIVRINNLLESFGLVEQANTLIGTSIRKGISGGQKRRVGVASQLITSPKLLFLDEPTSGLDSAASLEVVKYLRDVAKRNNLIVICSIHQPSTSTFNLFDKLLLLSGGKTHYFGPVNSVAAYYSEIGSPLPQYVNPAEHLLELVNIDFAQDRGEATRDLETLQAAWQNSRQASEVNTTIKSAESLGGDWNIDAIEKRPSMFSLTLTLLHRSFIKSYRDVVAYGIRIAMYLGLAIMMGTVWVRLDPAQESIQPFINAIFFGSAFMSFMAVAYVPAFIEDRLQYVKEHHNGLYGAAELIISNFFIGVPYLFLISILFSVISYWLSNFQPTAKAFFTWVLWLFLDLLAAESLVVFMTSLFPSFVISLALVAFANGLWMSVGGFMVPPTILNVFYKYVFHYWDYQKYVFEGMMVNEFADRVYSCGDGCRCMYQSTLADQCEIDGQAVLNQYGYSNGHMGRNVGIMISIIAGYRLASWLVLVLRR